One part of the Pieris napi chromosome 4, ilPieNapi1.2, whole genome shotgun sequence genome encodes these proteins:
- the LOC125049090 gene encoding THO complex subunit 4-A-like isoform X2: MVDKIDMALDDIIQAGKKGRGGGPGRKFETKRSNRGFRGSNRNGGVLRGSNRGGVSKPTNYKRGDVNSTWKHDMFNEFSDQKIQRGAPITTGPTKLLVSNLDFGVSDSDIQELFSEFGILKSAAVHYDRSGRSLGTADVLFERRADALKAMKQYNGVPLDGRAMNIQLATSEISTFRAEPRSRSVGGGGPIRRMSDKRGVNVRNSTGRGSGRRGGRGGGGGGPRGKKPVPTAEQLDAELDAYVKEIK; this comes from the exons ATGGTTGATAAAATTGATATGGCATTAGATGATATTATACAAGCTGGTAAAAAAGGCAGAGGCGGTGGGCCTGGACGAAAATTTGAAACGAAAAGATCAAATCGTGGTTTTCGGGGTAGCAATCGTAATGGGGGCGTCTTGCGTGGCAGTAATCGTGGTGGAGTATCCAAGCCCACAAATTATAAAAGG GGTGATGTTAACAGCACATGGAAACATGATATGTTCAATGAATTCAGTGATCAGAAGATACAGAGAGGTGCACCAATAACAACTGGACCTACCAAACTGCTTGTTTCTAATTTAGACTTTGGAGTTTCTGACTCTGATATACAAGAACTGTTTTCGGAGTTTGGCATTTTAAAAAGTGCTGCTGTGCACTATGATAGATCTGGTAGATCATTgg GGACAGCTGATGTACTCTTTGAAAGAAGAGCAGATGCATTAAAAGCAATGAAACAGTACAATGGTGTTCCCCTTGATGGTCGAGCAATGAACATACAGCTAGCAACATCAGAAATAAGCACATTTAGAGCAGAACCCAGAAGCAGATCTGTAGGTGGAGGTGGTCCTATTAGAAGAATGTCTGATAAAAGAG GCGTCAATGTCAGAAACTCAACTGGAAGAGGAAGTGGGAGACGTGGTGGGCGAGGAGGAGGAGGAGGAGGACCAAGAGGAAAGAAACCAGTTCCCACAGCTGAACAACTTGATGCAGAGTTAGATGCTTatgttaaagaaataaaatga
- the LOC125049090 gene encoding THO complex subunit 4-A-like isoform X1 has product MVDKIDMALDDIIQAGKKGRGGGPGRKFETKRSNRGFRGSNRNGGVLRGSNRGGVSKPTNYKRDKLFQGDVNSTWKHDMFNEFSDQKIQRGAPITTGPTKLLVSNLDFGVSDSDIQELFSEFGILKSAAVHYDRSGRSLGTADVLFERRADALKAMKQYNGVPLDGRAMNIQLATSEISTFRAEPRSRSVGGGGPIRRMSDKRGVNVRNSTGRGSGRRGGRGGGGGGPRGKKPVPTAEQLDAELDAYVKEIK; this is encoded by the exons ATGGTTGATAAAATTGATATGGCATTAGATGATATTATACAAGCTGGTAAAAAAGGCAGAGGCGGTGGGCCTGGACGAAAATTTGAAACGAAAAGATCAAATCGTGGTTTTCGGGGTAGCAATCGTAATGGGGGCGTCTTGCGTGGCAGTAATCGTGGTGGAGTATCCAAGCCCACAAATTATAAAAGG GACAAACTATTTCAGGGTGATGTTAACAGCACATGGAAACATGATATGTTCAATGAATTCAGTGATCAGAAGATACAGAGAGGTGCACCAATAACAACTGGACCTACCAAACTGCTTGTTTCTAATTTAGACTTTGGAGTTTCTGACTCTGATATACAAGAACTGTTTTCGGAGTTTGGCATTTTAAAAAGTGCTGCTGTGCACTATGATAGATCTGGTAGATCATTgg GGACAGCTGATGTACTCTTTGAAAGAAGAGCAGATGCATTAAAAGCAATGAAACAGTACAATGGTGTTCCCCTTGATGGTCGAGCAATGAACATACAGCTAGCAACATCAGAAATAAGCACATTTAGAGCAGAACCCAGAAGCAGATCTGTAGGTGGAGGTGGTCCTATTAGAAGAATGTCTGATAAAAGAG GCGTCAATGTCAGAAACTCAACTGGAAGAGGAAGTGGGAGACGTGGTGGGCGAGGAGGAGGAGGAGGAGGACCAAGAGGAAAGAAACCAGTTCCCACAGCTGAACAACTTGATGCAGAGTTAGATGCTTatgttaaagaaataaaatga
- the LOC125049086 gene encoding cap-specific mRNA (nucleoside-2'-O-)-methyltransferase 1 isoform X1, translating into MNLSDPSDGGSSSDESSIPAKRRRSDTFGASSTTSHGSAVQDDSDNENKAYGDRTSDVGEDNSNTGLTVKPLQRSSRLSQSSLSENCSSPNDGYIDDFRPGFDDNDEVSIRPGFCGSGENSFYNKVPEEFTKDINDAFKSEYSEKSKRIMSNMGYKPGKGLGKFEHGRVDPVQASTQKGRRGLGLTPSLVGEVPTDFKWSPDEAKAEAKEAVVWLPPPPIETLSGDILEEWLTKGPKKLSIDNETQFVDPNILQGILNAKTIFDTLDDEDLRNARFRSNPYETIGSVIFLNRAAVKMANIDAVFDYMFTNPKKENGEPMITDKDILYFADVCAGPGGFSEYVLFRKSWTAKGFGFTLKGGNDFKLLDFYAGTPETFNTFYGVKDDGNIFDPANLMSLKDYVLNQTDDKGVHFLMADGGFSVSGQENIQEILSKQLYLCQCLAALMLVRTGGHFVVKLFDVFTKFSVGLIYIMYRCFEKVCIFKPVTSRPANSERYLVCKWKKVGTESAERHLQSVNSMLWSELDREDDITELVPLSVLMDDQPFFEYIYKSNCVLGEKQIKNLLKLAEFSKNKELNETCQAEMREQCLRLWQLPDKVRTQPERKGPDETMLSILAKLPRPPADSNNAFAFKNATLNKQPIYLETPADMKLLKNAYDWHFTFLTSSKGSTDLRIFIGCGGKRVYQLDGTSWRILADLQITLPANTILYGEIVKECRGQSMRQMHTKALHVIDALMLGGKDISNLPLSARVNQCSLFCTALEKHLCTPGLPIRCKRFFNLELFSTAIANLEYRSMKRIRKAVTMDIPKRNNRDDMFYVVGSLLFIREVREPWSGQMSKSRGLKYYFRMDKDGKRYSEYEIPDDAALDMISAYKNRIMWSWGDAANAIFDGQVQNGVSRTDMEVYVARNIDR; encoded by the exons ATGAATTTATCAG ATCCTTCAGATGGTGGATCCAGCAGCGATGAGAGTTCCATCCCGGCAAAACGCCGACGATCAGATACCTTTGGTGCTTCCTCTACAACCTCTCACGGCTCTG CTGTTCAAGATGATTcagataatgaaaataaagcaTATGGTGATCGTACCTCAGATGTTGGGGAAGACAACAGTAATACTGGACTCACTGTGAAACCATTGCAAAGAAGTAGTAGGTTGAGTCAAAGTAGCTTGAGTGAAAATTGTTCTTCCCCCAATGACGGCTATATAGATGATTTTAGACCAGGATTTGATGACAATGATGAGGTTTCTATAAGACCTGGTTTCTGTGGCAGTGGagaaaattcattttataataaagtaccaGAAGAGTTTACAAAAGATATTAATGATGCATTTAAAAGTGAATATTCAGAAAAATCTAAGAGAATAATGAGCAATATGGGTTATAAGCCTGGCAAAGGTTTAGGTAAATTTGAACATGGAAGAGTTGACCCCGTTCAGGCCTCAACACAAAAGGGTCGAAGGGGTTTAGGTTTGACTCCATCATTGGTAGGAGAAGTACCTACAGATTTTAAGTGGTCACCTGATGAAGCCAAAGCTGAAGCAAAAGAAGCAGTa GTCTGGCTGCCGCCCCCTCCTATTGAAACCTTATCTGGAGATATTTTAGAGGAATGGTTAACAAAAGGGCCAAAAAAACTAAGCATAGATAATGAAACACAGTTTGTGGATCCAAACATTCTACAGGGTATTTTGAATGCTAAG acaatattTGACACATTAGATGATGAAGATTTGAGAAATGCAAGGTTTCGAAGCAATCCATATGAAACAATTGGatctgttatatttttaaacagagCAGCTGTCAAAATGGCTAACATTGATGCTGTATTTGATTATATGTTCACCAAtcctaaaaaagaaaatggggAACCAATGATTACTGATaaggatatattatattttgctgATGTCTGTGCTGGACCTGGTGGATTTTctgaatatgttttatttagaaagAGTTGGACAGCCAAAG gATTTGGTTTTACTTTAAAAGGAGGAAATGATTTTAAACTCTTAGACTTCTATGCTGGTACTCCGGAGacattcaatacattttatggTGTGAAGGATGATGGCAACATTTTTGATCCTGCTAATTTGATGTCACTCAAAGattatgttttaaatcaaACAGATGATAAGGGGGTGCACTTTCTAATGGCAGATGGg GGGTTTTCTGTGAGTGGTCAAGAAAATATTCaggaaatattatcaaaacagTTATACCTATGCCAGTGTCTCGCTGCCTTGATGCTAGTGAGAACTGGTGGTCATTTTGTTGTGAAACTATTTGAcgtttttactaaatttagCGTTggtcttatttatattatgtacagaTGTTTTGAAAAAG TGTGTATATTTAAACCGGTGACATCTCGGCCGGCCAATTCCGAGAGGTATCTAGTATGTAAGTGGAAAAAGGTGGGCACAGAGTCGGCTGAGCGACATTTGCAGTCAGTCAACTCAATGTTGTGGAGTGAGCTTGACAGAGAGGATGATATTACTGAATTGGTACCGTTGTCTGTGCTCATGGATGATCAGCCCTTTTTTGAGTATATATACAAGAGCAATTGTGT ACTTGGAGAGAAACAGATCAAAAATCTACTGAAACTAGCGGaatttagtaaaaacaaagaattaaaTGAGACATGTCAAGCTGAAATGAGAGAACAGTGTTTGCGGTTGTGGCAA CTTCCTGACAAAGTGAGAACACAGCCTGAGCGTAAGGGACCAGATGAGACCATGTTAAGCATATTAGCTAAATTACCAAGGCCACCTGCGGACTCAAACAATGCatttgcttttaaaaatgCAACCCTCAACAAACAGCCGATATATTTGGAGACCCCAGCGGATATGAAATTACTGAAAAACGCATACGATTGGCATTTTACATTCCTCACGAGTAGTAAAGGCAGTACTGATTTGAGGATTTTTATTG GTTGTGGGGGCAAGCGTGTTTATCAATTAGACGGAACTAGCTGGAGAATTTTAGCTGACTTGCAAATAACACTACCtgcaaatacaattttgtatggagag ATAGTTAAAGAATGCCGTGGCCAAAGCATGCGACAAATGCACACTAAGGCACTACACGTCATAGATGCTCTGATGTTAGGAGGAAAAGATATATCAAATCTACCACTATCAGCTCG AGTTAATCAATGCTCTCTATTTTGTACTGCATTGGAAAAACATTTGTGTACACCGGGCTTACCAATAAGATGTAAACGTTTCTTCAATTTAGAGTTATTTTCAACAGCAATAGCCAATTTAGAGTATCGGTCAATGAAAAGAATACGAAAAGCTGTGACTATGGACATACCTAAGCGTAATAACAGAGATGATATGTTCTATGTTGTTGGCTCTTTGCTCTTTATAAGAGAAGTGAGAG aaCCATGGTCAggtcaaatgtcaaaatcaagaggtttaaaatattatttccgcATGGACAAAGATGGTAAACGGTACAGTGAGTATGAAATTCCTGATGATGCTGCATTGGATATGATATCTGCATACAAGAATAGGATTATGTGGTCCTGGGGTGATGCTGCCAATGCCATTTTCGATGGTCAGGTACAAAATGGGGTGTCCAGAACGGATATGGAAGTATATGTTGCTCGTAATATTGACAGATAA
- the LOC125049086 gene encoding cap-specific mRNA (nucleoside-2'-O-)-methyltransferase 1 isoform X3, with translation MNLSDPSDGGSSSDESSIPAKRRRSDTFGASSTTSHGSAVQDDSDNENKAYGDRTSDVGEDNSNTGLTVKPLQRSSRLSQSSLSENCSSPNDGYIDDFRPGFDDNDEVSIRPGFCGSGENSFYNKVPEEFTKDINDAFKSEYSEKSKRIMSNMGYKPGKGLGKFEHGRVDPVQASTQKGRRGLGLTPSLVGEVPTDFKWSPDEAKAEAKEAVVWLPPPPIETLSGDILEEWLTKGPKKLSIDNETQFVDPNILQGILNAKTIFDTLDDEDLRNARFRSNPYETIGSVIFLNRAAVKMANIDAVFDYMFTNPKKENGEPMITDKDILYFADVCAGPGGFSEYVLFRKSWTAKGFGFTLKGGNDFKLLDFYAGTPETFNTFYGVKDDGNIFDPANLMSLKDYVLNQTDDKGVHFLMADGCVYLNR, from the exons ATGAATTTATCAG ATCCTTCAGATGGTGGATCCAGCAGCGATGAGAGTTCCATCCCGGCAAAACGCCGACGATCAGATACCTTTGGTGCTTCCTCTACAACCTCTCACGGCTCTG CTGTTCAAGATGATTcagataatgaaaataaagcaTATGGTGATCGTACCTCAGATGTTGGGGAAGACAACAGTAATACTGGACTCACTGTGAAACCATTGCAAAGAAGTAGTAGGTTGAGTCAAAGTAGCTTGAGTGAAAATTGTTCTTCCCCCAATGACGGCTATATAGATGATTTTAGACCAGGATTTGATGACAATGATGAGGTTTCTATAAGACCTGGTTTCTGTGGCAGTGGagaaaattcattttataataaagtaccaGAAGAGTTTACAAAAGATATTAATGATGCATTTAAAAGTGAATATTCAGAAAAATCTAAGAGAATAATGAGCAATATGGGTTATAAGCCTGGCAAAGGTTTAGGTAAATTTGAACATGGAAGAGTTGACCCCGTTCAGGCCTCAACACAAAAGGGTCGAAGGGGTTTAGGTTTGACTCCATCATTGGTAGGAGAAGTACCTACAGATTTTAAGTGGTCACCTGATGAAGCCAAAGCTGAAGCAAAAGAAGCAGTa GTCTGGCTGCCGCCCCCTCCTATTGAAACCTTATCTGGAGATATTTTAGAGGAATGGTTAACAAAAGGGCCAAAAAAACTAAGCATAGATAATGAAACACAGTTTGTGGATCCAAACATTCTACAGGGTATTTTGAATGCTAAG acaatattTGACACATTAGATGATGAAGATTTGAGAAATGCAAGGTTTCGAAGCAATCCATATGAAACAATTGGatctgttatatttttaaacagagCAGCTGTCAAAATGGCTAACATTGATGCTGTATTTGATTATATGTTCACCAAtcctaaaaaagaaaatggggAACCAATGATTACTGATaaggatatattatattttgctgATGTCTGTGCTGGACCTGGTGGATTTTctgaatatgttttatttagaaagAGTTGGACAGCCAAAG gATTTGGTTTTACTTTAAAAGGAGGAAATGATTTTAAACTCTTAGACTTCTATGCTGGTACTCCGGAGacattcaatacattttatggTGTGAAGGATGATGGCAACATTTTTGATCCTGCTAATTTGATGTCACTCAAAGattatgttttaaatcaaACAGATGATAAGGGGGTGCACTTTCTAATGGCAGATGGg TGTGTATATTTAAACCGGTGA
- the LOC125049086 gene encoding cap-specific mRNA (nucleoside-2'-O-)-methyltransferase 1 isoform X2 has translation MNLSDPSDGGSSSDESSIPAKRRRSDTFGASSTTSHGSAVQDDSDNENKAYGDRTSDVGEDNSNTGLTVKPLQRSSRLSQSSLSENCSSPNDGYIDDFRPGFDDNDEVSIRPGFCGSGENSFYNKVPEEFTKDINDAFKSEYSEKSKRIMSNMGYKPGKGLGKFEHGRVDPVQASTQKGRRGLGLTPSLVGEVPTDFKWSPDEAKAEAKEAVVWLPPPPIETLSGDILEEWLTKGPKKLSIDNETQFVDPNILQGILNAKTIFDTLDDEDLRNARFRSNPYETIGSVIFLNRAAVKMANIDAVFDYMFTNPKKENGEPMITDKDILYFADVCAGPGGFSEYVLFRKSWTAKGFGFTLKGGNDFKLLDFYAGTPETFNTFYGVKDDGNIFDPANLMSLKDYVLNQTDDKGVHFLMADGGFSVSGQENIQEILSKQLYLCQCLAALMLVRTGGHFVVKLFDVFTKFSVGLIYIMYRCFEKVCIFKPVTSRPANSERYLVCKWKKVGTESAERHLQSVNSMLWSELDREDDITELVPLSVLMDDQPFFEYIYKSNCVLGEKQIKNLLKLAEFSKNKELNETCQAEMREQCLRLWQR, from the exons ATGAATTTATCAG ATCCTTCAGATGGTGGATCCAGCAGCGATGAGAGTTCCATCCCGGCAAAACGCCGACGATCAGATACCTTTGGTGCTTCCTCTACAACCTCTCACGGCTCTG CTGTTCAAGATGATTcagataatgaaaataaagcaTATGGTGATCGTACCTCAGATGTTGGGGAAGACAACAGTAATACTGGACTCACTGTGAAACCATTGCAAAGAAGTAGTAGGTTGAGTCAAAGTAGCTTGAGTGAAAATTGTTCTTCCCCCAATGACGGCTATATAGATGATTTTAGACCAGGATTTGATGACAATGATGAGGTTTCTATAAGACCTGGTTTCTGTGGCAGTGGagaaaattcattttataataaagtaccaGAAGAGTTTACAAAAGATATTAATGATGCATTTAAAAGTGAATATTCAGAAAAATCTAAGAGAATAATGAGCAATATGGGTTATAAGCCTGGCAAAGGTTTAGGTAAATTTGAACATGGAAGAGTTGACCCCGTTCAGGCCTCAACACAAAAGGGTCGAAGGGGTTTAGGTTTGACTCCATCATTGGTAGGAGAAGTACCTACAGATTTTAAGTGGTCACCTGATGAAGCCAAAGCTGAAGCAAAAGAAGCAGTa GTCTGGCTGCCGCCCCCTCCTATTGAAACCTTATCTGGAGATATTTTAGAGGAATGGTTAACAAAAGGGCCAAAAAAACTAAGCATAGATAATGAAACACAGTTTGTGGATCCAAACATTCTACAGGGTATTTTGAATGCTAAG acaatattTGACACATTAGATGATGAAGATTTGAGAAATGCAAGGTTTCGAAGCAATCCATATGAAACAATTGGatctgttatatttttaaacagagCAGCTGTCAAAATGGCTAACATTGATGCTGTATTTGATTATATGTTCACCAAtcctaaaaaagaaaatggggAACCAATGATTACTGATaaggatatattatattttgctgATGTCTGTGCTGGACCTGGTGGATTTTctgaatatgttttatttagaaagAGTTGGACAGCCAAAG gATTTGGTTTTACTTTAAAAGGAGGAAATGATTTTAAACTCTTAGACTTCTATGCTGGTACTCCGGAGacattcaatacattttatggTGTGAAGGATGATGGCAACATTTTTGATCCTGCTAATTTGATGTCACTCAAAGattatgttttaaatcaaACAGATGATAAGGGGGTGCACTTTCTAATGGCAGATGGg GGGTTTTCTGTGAGTGGTCAAGAAAATATTCaggaaatattatcaaaacagTTATACCTATGCCAGTGTCTCGCTGCCTTGATGCTAGTGAGAACTGGTGGTCATTTTGTTGTGAAACTATTTGAcgtttttactaaatttagCGTTggtcttatttatattatgtacagaTGTTTTGAAAAAG TGTGTATATTTAAACCGGTGACATCTCGGCCGGCCAATTCCGAGAGGTATCTAGTATGTAAGTGGAAAAAGGTGGGCACAGAGTCGGCTGAGCGACATTTGCAGTCAGTCAACTCAATGTTGTGGAGTGAGCTTGACAGAGAGGATGATATTACTGAATTGGTACCGTTGTCTGTGCTCATGGATGATCAGCCCTTTTTTGAGTATATATACAAGAGCAATTGTGT ACTTGGAGAGAAACAGATCAAAAATCTACTGAAACTAGCGGaatttagtaaaaacaaagaattaaaTGAGACATGTCAAGCTGAAATGAGAGAACAGTGTTTGCGGTTGTGGCAA AGATAA
- the LOC125049091 gene encoding ras-related protein Rab-28-like: MSDNEDDVQGKTIKITLVGDPGTGKTSLCNRYLGGTGTTSSTHGAEVTAGQCLGLRPPIPLQLCDVAGNALNTPMLTNYLYASDIIIFVYDLTNLQSFENLDKWITSVNEINKDEVKKPLMALFGNKSDLEHQRAVRLSSVQKFSSQHLLDHFKGSSRTGEMVNDAFTTVVARVQGTKARLILAPDRKSPFIYESPKPNDQAGFPLIMNRKALRKHQRKESSVCVLQ, translated from the exons ATGTCTGATAATGAAGATGACGTGCAaggtaaaacaataaaaattacccTTGTTGGTGATCCTGGGACTGGtaaa ACAAGCCTATGCAATAGATATCTTGGTGGTACTGGTACTACTAGCAGCACTCATGGAGCAGAGGTGACGGCAGGGCAGTGCCTAGGCCTTCGCCCTCCTATCCCATTACAACTGTGTGACGTTGCGGGGAATGCTTTAAATACACCTATGCTTACTAATTACCTTTATGCTTCAGat ataataatatttgtttatgattTAACCAATTTACAAAGTTTTGAGAACTTGGACAAATGGATTACATCTGTTAATGAGATTAACAAAGACGAAGTTAAGAAACCATTGATGGCTCTTTTCGGTAACAAATCAGATTTAGAGCACCAGAGGGCAGTGAGATTGTCCAGTGTACAGAAGTTTTCTTCCCAACATTTGCTTGACCATTTCAAGGGTTCCTCTAGGACTGGAGAAatg GTAAACGATGCGTTTACGACTGTTGTGGCTCGTGTCCAAGGCACAAAAGCCAGGTTGATATTGGCGCCAGATAGAAAATCCCCGTTTATATACGAAAGTCCAAAGCCCAACGATCAAGCTGGCTTCCCTCTCATAATGAACAGAAAAGCATTGCGGAAACATCAAAGGAAGGAGTCTTCTGTCTGCgtattgcaataa